The following coding sequences are from one Microtus pennsylvanicus isolate mMicPen1 chromosome 1, mMicPen1.hap1, whole genome shotgun sequence window:
- the Sf3b5 gene encoding splicing factor 3B subunit 5: MTDRYTIHSQLEHLQSKYIGTGHADTTKWEWLVNQHRDSYCSYMGHFDLLNYFAIAENESKARVRFNLMEKMLQPSGPPADKPEEN; the protein is encoded by the coding sequence ATGACGGACCGGTACACCATCCACAGCCAGCTGGAGCACCTGCAGTCCAAGTACATCGGCACGGGCCACGCCGACACCACCAAGTGGGAATGGCTCGTCAACCAGCACCGGGACTCGTACTGCTCCTACATGGGTCACTTCGACCTCCTCAACTACTTCGCCATCGCCGAGAACGAGAGCAAGGCGCGCGTGCGCTTCAACCTGATGGAGAAGATGCTGCAGCCCAGCGGGCCGCCGGCGGACAAGCCCGAGGAGAACTGA